The following proteins are co-located in the Pomacea canaliculata isolate SZHN2017 linkage group LG10, ASM307304v1, whole genome shotgun sequence genome:
- the LOC112574224 gene encoding serine/threonine-protein kinase fray2-like, with the protein MAYGEVWNSCVVTERFDKRFVDSERHRVNEEESADDFNEQYSGDFDSRRGERMDDRQLTRRDRYSPASRDYGADSDGHRKGSGDDNSRRSSSYRNRDSDSNRERHSERSHRRSRDDSGDRRRSSERSRSRDRDRSRRRDKRSRSRDRDRRSSRRSDDDSFSSRSRHDDERRRNNSSRRDDGKRRDSRDDWDSDRDRRSRDHSKRKASRVPPPLPRAVPWVPPPIPQQPIIQNQFRNDGSFMELFRQQMNAATTDSTAGPQSTAATSPGASLAVNSPAEAVADGASGTTPVLPVIAKRRAAKILKTGIVHKPKKEEEVEEKDSSNDAWSRYMQEVNRYRSNICIEEDSKTRPLMK; encoded by the exons ATGGCGTATGGGGAAGTGTGGAATAGCTGTGTAGTTACAGAAAGGTTTGATAAACGGTTTGTTGATTCAGAAAGACACCGAGTAAACGAAGAAGAGAGTGCTGATGACTTTAACGAACAATATTCTGGAGATTTTGATAGTCgaagaggagagagaatggACGATAGACAACTAACTCGAAGAGATCGCTACTCGCCCGCTTCAAGAGATTATGGAGCTGACAGCGACGGACACAGAAAAGGATCTGGCGACGATAATAGCCGCAGGAGTTCTTCATACAGAAATAGAGACAGTGACAGCAATCGAGAAAGACATTCTGAGCGTTCGCATAGACGAAGTCGTGATGATTCGGGAGACCGCAGGCGTAGTTCAGAGCGGTCGCGGTCGAGGGATCGTGATCGGTCACGGCGACGGGACAAGCGGTCGAGAAGTCGTGACCGTGATCGCAGAAGCAGTCGAAGGAGCGACGATGACAGTTTCAGTTCAAGAAGCAGACATGATGACGAAAGGCGCCGAAATAAT AGCAGCAGAAGGGATGATGGTAAACGAAGAGACAGCAGAGATGATTGGGACAGTGACAGAGATCGTCGAAGCAGGGACCATAGTAAGAGAAAGGCTTCTAGAGTGCCTCCCCCTCTGCCAAGGGCAGTGCCGTGGGTTCCACCTCCCATCCCACAACAGCCGATCATCCAGAATCAGTTCCGTAATGATGGAAGTTTTATGGAGTTATTTCGGCAGCAGATGAATGCGGCTACGACTGATTCCACGGCAGGACCACAGTCCACTGCTGCCACATCCCCTGGTGCCTCACTAGCAGTGAACTCTCCAGCTGAAGCAGTGGCGGATGGTGCTAGTGGGACCACACCAGTTCTGCCAGTT attGCAAAACGCCGTGCTGCCAAAATTCTCAAGACTGGTATCGTGCATAAgccaaagaaggaagaagaagtg GAGGAGAAGGACAGCTCTAATGATGCTTGGTCACGCTACATGCAGGAAGTGAACCGTTATCGCTCCAACATTTGCATTGAAGAGGACTCCAAGACACGGCCCCTCATGAAGTGA